The Candidatus Obscuribacterales bacterium genome segment CCTTCTGAGTGATAATGACTTGCAGCTCCGCCTTGGCGCGGGTGCGTTGATAGCTGGCTCCCTCTTCCGTTGTGGCGTAGAGGGGCGGTAAGCGGTTGAGCGCATAGGCTGCTATATCGCCTAGGTCTAAGGTGCAGTCGCTGGTGGCTTCAATTTCTGCTACGCGAGCGATCGCCTCCGTGAGCACCAATTCTTCCATCACGTTAATAAACTGCTTGCGCGGCACCGCCACCACTTCCCCGGTGAGCAGCGCGCCCATTAAGCGATCGAGCGCCATGTATTCCTCAATTGAGAGTTCTGCCGCCGTATCACAGATGCGACCGACTTCTGCCTCCATGGCTGGGGTGAGGTAGCCATCTTGCAGGGCTTGATCGACAATTTTTTCAATGCTCATAATATCTCCAGGTTCCACAACAGTGCTATCGAACAAACGGCGAGCGATCGCACTCTTAGACGTCCGTGAACGGATACTAAACAATCTAAGGTCTTTGCCTTAGTGTGCCCCAGAATTAGGGAATTCCATGGGCTGATTTTTGAAGTCATTGTAAAGCGATGATCCGCTTCACCTACTCCACTCCATCCCGCCATGGTACGGGATCCACAGCCTGGCCGTGGACATAGAGTCCCCAATGTAGATGGGGCCCCGTCGAGATGCCAGTGCTGCCCACAGCACCGATCACCTGCCCTGCTTCCACGCGATCGCCCTCCTGCACATCAATACGGCTGAGGTGCAGAAAAATGCTGGCAACGCCCTGCCCGTGGTCTAGCCCAACGGTGTTGCCGTGGATTTCAAAACCATTGGCTTCATAGTCCACTAGGGCCACGATCCCCGCTGCCGGAGCCACCACCGGCGTGCCTGTGCCAGCGGCGTAGTCTACACCCCGATGATAGTAATCTTCGGCAAAGACACCGTTATAGTAACGGCGGATGCCGTAAATGGTCGTCACCGGCCCCGAGGTGGGGCGCAGGAATGAACCGCTCCACAGTTGCTCACCGCTCACCAGCGCCTTAAATTCATCCACTCGGTCAAATTCGTAGTCCGTCCCCAAATCATCTGAGCCAGAAATCCACAGGCTTTGGGTAGGAAAACTGCGATCGCGTACCCAAACAGCAAGGTTGCGCACCACGGTTTCGCCCGTCACCTGTACCACTACCCGGCCGGGATCATCCAAAGGAGTAGTGGGCAGCAGCGCCTGAAACTGGTTATTGCCTAGGGGAAAGGTGGGAAAGGTGCGATCGCCCATGGTGACCACCGGCGGCGGTTCGTCGGCAGACTCCGCTTGCACCAGAATGGTGAGGGTGTCGCCCAGTTGGGGGTTGGTGGGGCGAATCTCGACTTCTAGGGCCGCCGCCGTGCTGGCGAGACTCGTGCTAACCGTAAGACTAATGAGACTAGCCAGTAGCAGCCCGGTGCCTCGGGCAACCGTACTGATAGAGTCAGCAACACGAGCGGAAGACGTCATAAAAGATGGCATGGCAACGTAAGGTAG includes the following:
- a CDS encoding late competence development ComFB family protein, whose translation is MSIEKIVDQALQDGYLTPAMEAEVGRICDTAAELSIEEYMALDRLMGALLTGEVVAVPRKQFINVMEELVLTEAIARVAEIEATSDCTLDLGDIAAYALNRLPPLYATTEEGASYQRTRAKAELQVIITQK
- a CDS encoding M23 family metallopeptidase, with the protein product MTSSARVADSISTVARGTGLLLASLISLTVSTSLASTAAALEVEIRPTNPQLGDTLTILVQAESADEPPPVVTMGDRTFPTFPLGNNQFQALLPTTPLDDPGRVVVQVTGETVVRNLAVWVRDRSFPTQSLWISGSDDLGTDYEFDRVDEFKALVSGEQLWSGSFLRPTSGPVTTIYGIRRYYNGVFAEDYYHRGVDYAAGTGTPVVAPAAGIVALVDYEANGFEIHGNTVGLDHGQGVASIFLHLSRIDVQEGDRVEAGQVIGAVGSTGISTGPHLHWGLYVHGQAVDPVPWRDGVE